From the genome of Ptychodera flava strain L36383 chromosome 13, AS_Pfla_20210202, whole genome shotgun sequence:
TTTCAGAAGAACCATAGACAAAGACTGACAGCTTATATGAAAGAAAAGGTAAACTGAGGTGTTTGTGTGCTCAAGTGTGTCAAGAATACTTGTTTAACTTTTGAGGTTGATTTGATGTGATTGTAGTACTTTTGTAATTTAGCAATATACTCATGTTAATGAAAAGgattgaaataaagttttgcatAATCCAAAATCAGAAGGTCACTCTAGTTTGATTATAAAGTTTGATCTCGCAAAGTATTTGTTTTGTACCTTTTATGAATGTtataaaatcaaccataggAGAATGTTCTTTTTAAAATTACCCTCTCACTCTGTTCTGAGTCAGCAAACCTTGCAGTACAAAACTGATATTTGACTTCAAACCTGTAAAGTGGgatttttaaacatttctcAACTGGGTAATTGTCAGAAACCATTATGACTTTTCAAAtctttgcagtttgactttGTCATGATATTCATAGGCATTTACTTCACAACATTTGTTCAAGACCACATAATTCTAGCTACTATTCTGTATTTGATTTCAGATTAAAAAACAAAGTGCAACAATGGACGAAGCACGGAAAAAGCTTGACCAATGGGAAGACCTAGAAAGGTGATGCATGTGATCAGTTCTGTTTTTTATCACAGAAGTGATGTCAGTGACATCAGTGACATTGTAAATGGAGTTCCTCAAGGCAGTATAATTCTCGGACCCcttctttttatttcatttatgaaCGATTTACCATTATCCATCGAATCAAATATAGACATGTTGGCCGATGATGCCACTATTAGTGAATCAGATAATAATATTTCGGAATTAGAAACCAAATTAACAGTTGCTATGAACGGGATCAAGTTATAgtgtgaacaaaacaaaatggttaTAAATGTAGGAAAAACCAAAGCAATACTCATCACAACGAAGCAAAAATTTTCTAGGCTCTCAAAATCCAATCTTGACATCTATTTTGACAATTGTTTACTAACATCAGTTACATCTGATCAACTTCTTGGCGTCATTATCAACCAACACTTAACCTGGAAAGAGCACATTCGAAAAATTGCTGGCACTGTTGGTAGAAATCTAGCAATGTTGTGTAGATTACGCTGTTTCCTGCCAACCGAAACACGTGTTCTATTTTATAAAGCTTTTGTACAACCCCACTTTGATTACTGTAGTACAATTTTGGGTGGCACGAGTCATATTAAACGCCTTCAgattcttcaaaatatggctctCAGATTAATTACGAATGCCCCTAGAGCAACTCCATCTGCaccactttatgaaatatgtaaaataatgcCGATAAAAAACCGTGTCGAATACAGAACAAGTTGTTTCGTGTATAAAGCCATCAATAATATGTTGcccaaatattacaaatttgttcacaaaaataacTAGTGTATCATCTCGCAGTACGAGATTCAGCAATCAAACCGATATTCTGTATGTCCCTAGGGCGAGACTTGTCGTAACGTCACAATCTCTTAGACaccacacagtaagtgaggctacccacaattctccatgatctgtacacacaaagatcactcactgaactgaagcaaatttcttctgtacacagaacaactcggtccatatttcaaaattctggcaacatagttctggtcatcataattttctgatttctcactgtgaatattgagatgatcaaccccttttccacggaggagatagcaatttcgtatttttttcgacatagatttttgacagccatacacaatatttcaaggaaactaaggaaTAAGCTGCATCTGTGGTTGGCAATAGAAAGGGTATTGATGTTTTTTAAacgttcgtaacaaaggaaatttgcatgtctgacaggtggtatgatgagaccatcttagttgctgataactttatcttgacaagtgtgcaatttttagcacctccaaacatcgacttctcattcagtttactcttgaattttaaacataatcaataattttggaacatagtgttaacaaataatcctgaatttaaattgtaaattaaaaattgttaagaaactgataaaattgaaaaagcctttagcaaaaaatgtctgagtgaacaaatcaaggggaattgtgggtagcctcacttactgtgcaccATGGTGCCGTCACTTTCAATTCACTGTCAGAGAGTGTTCGATCATCACCTTCGTTGAACAccttcaaaacaaattacatcaggacatatttgacgtcaagtaatgtttaaatgttttcgtCTTTAAGCTTTTTAGATTATGCGTTGTTTGTACTGATCATTTTACCGCCCTTTGTTTGATGTTTTAAGTGTatgtttttgtgctttgtaattttatttcttgtgtaCTTTGTATGTCATagagggccctggggaagattAGCATTTATGCTAACCAGGTTTCCTGTTAAGGATgtttaccctctttaaataaagtttaaataaaaaaaaaaaaaaaataaaaaataagtcACTTGTACTTTTAATTGACATTATCCTTTCACAGTATCTCTTAAACATTTTATTCCAATACTAACAATCAATATTTGAGGGCGCAGTTACACAATCATTGCAAAACAAATGGCTTTTTTAGAGTTTTTCATGTAGATGTTTAAGATGTTTGACTGTCCAGTGAATTTCAAGTTCTGAAGATTGAACATTGCTCATTGGGCACTCTTGCAAATTGTGCTAGGTAATACAGACATACTCCAAACACTGAATACATATGGTGAGGTTTAATGTAGTGATgcacatcttttttcttgtggACTCCTTGGAATAGTGTAAATCAGAGTGATCGAAAATGAGTTTTTTAGTACACTCACTCACTACCAGAAAGTAGTAATGAAACATTAAATTCTCATGGTTGCACTTGAAACACCCACTTGCACTTGAAATCATCCCATAGTTGGTGGATAAAATATGAACTGTTGACATCAAAATAAGCTGTATAAAATTGTCATCAAGTATATCCATAGTTTATTATAGTACAATGATCAAACTTTGGAACAAGTATTGATAATGTCATTCACATTCATTGTATCTGTAATTTTCATCATGATTGCAGAGAAATATTGATATTGAaagaagaaaactgtaatcTACGACGTCTTCTTGGTGGTTCACCAGCTAGCAAATTAACTCACAGTCACAGGTACACACTCCTTCTCAGATGAGTATGATAAATGAAtcattattaaatattaaattttccaataatacatGCATTGATAGATTTGTTACATGAAGAACAATGTCtacacaaaaatgtaaaattaccaACTATTATCCTTCTGTGAAGGCAATTACTGATTCAATTGTAAATATCCAGAAAGCAGCTATGAATCCTACAAACCTCAATCAATGTTTCGACTGCATTTCCTGGAAATTGTTGGGCACTTGTACCATATATACATTCTACAAACTTAAATCATATGTATGTCACATGTAGACAACATGTGATCTTCCCTTCTTAAGAGTACTTTCACAATTTTGTAGAACACCAACTCAGGGGCTGAGTCCATCACAGATGAAAATATCAGGTAAGCCTGTATATCACATAGCAGTGTCATGTAGTAAAAGGCATTTTAATAGTGAATTAAGTTATATATCTCAGTAATATATCTTTTCATATAGTCACATAGCAGAAGGATATACTTGCACAATAGAAAAGTAAAATACATCTGTGAAAAGAAAGTCCAAGCTTTTAATTGCTTTCAAGAGTTTTTATTATTGCTATaagtataaaaaaaattagtaaacATATAAAGAAATTGGGAGACTTTTCATGAATGCTTACAGCAGTGTAATCTAAAGTTTGATATATTGCAGTAATCTCAAGCACATTGTTtcagtttttttcagatttgtaaactttcttttgactgcaataaaatattattaaatgaagaaaattaaaatagaGCTGTCACAAATAATATCACTGGCTATCCTTGACAATTTCAGCCAGAACACCATCACCATCAAAACACAGTCATAAATCACCTTTCAACACTTCCAGAGGAAGTCTTCCATCTACGTAAGTACATTTTTCATCTATACTTATACAATATTACTGTATATCTTTCAATAATGCATTAATGAATTGATGAAAAGGTTAAGATTCATTAGTTGTGTGTCAAAAAAAAAGCAACCATTTGTGATACTTTTGTTTGAAGTACTATTTTAGTAGAAACGCCTGGCCCAGTAAAATGTGTTTTGAGTACCGTACGTTTCACCATGTGAATACCGTATGAATGAGCTGAGACTAGCTTCACCATTGCATTCATTTCATCACAAGGGAAgagtacatacatatacagagtGATAATCCTATCAATAATCTGTTTGCATGAATGAAGTTTGTTGTGAAGAGTTACAATACTAGGCTTGAACAGACTAGCTATATACTTATAATGTCCAATGTTTGCTTACATTTGACAGTCCACAGAATAATACTGGAGATGCACAAACAACTCATGCTGTAAGTTATCATTATTCTTTCTATGCTATATTTTGTGATCAACTTTGATGAACTTTTAGTTTCCTTTCAGTTTACTTCCAACATTCTCAAATTTGTCCAATCTTAATGTGCACTTTCAGAGTAGAAAATCACATTCCTCTGTGTATTGCAAAGAAAACCTCAATTTGTTTAAACAGATAAAGGCAAGATTTTTCATACATTGTTAGTGTACCGTAGATTTGCATTTGATAAACTTTGCTTTTAAATAAGAACCTGCTTGCAAATAATGAACATAAATAACATATTGTGGTTCATTTCATGCAATGGGCATTATGTGAGTTGAGGTGGGTTTCATTTATTTGTCAAGTTTCTGACCTATGTTCTGACCAACATTGGTAGGAAAATTAAAGTTCCAGGCAAAAATTGTTAGTaaaggtgtttttttttcagttttaatttgTTATTTGTGATAACATATATTGATCAAGTAAGATTGTTGAAGGCTGTATGTACACACTGCACCTTTGTATGGATACTAACTTCCAATTGTGTTCATGTTACAGGCACTAGTTCAGTACACACCAAAAGGTCCAAGTAGAATTACAGTGAGAACACCTCCTGTTGATGGGAAAATGGGTGAGACAATCAAgtgaaaataatattatatatgaaGTTATTTTATAGAATTTTTTTGTGGCAAATGCAAGAATTTGGGTGCATTGAAGGTTATGCTAGCTGTGTGAGAAGATGACCCTTCCCAGCAAACATAATGTATCATCACTTTTATTCATATCTAATTTAAATTTGAGTTTTGTAGCAAATAGGAATTCTGGAAAAAGAGGAGATGTAGAAAATTATGTATCAAATATTGCCATAAACAGAAATTTTGCAGACATTAATAAAGTCTGCATCAAAAGAATATTTCACAAGAAAAACTTTCCCACCAGGTAAGGGTTCAATGCACTTTACTTCACATGTGTGTattttatgatgaaatgtacttTCCATTCATCATTTTAAGACATATGGACATAAATGAATCCATATAGCATAATACTATGCATATTCTCCCAATGAACAGGTACTCCTCCAACACCAATCAGAAATATCCAACAGAAAACACCCACTCTTCATGCTGTAAGGTTAGTTTTCCAGATTTACTCATCTCAGTTTCATTGAAGCTTTCACTGATATTGTAACAGTATTCGCTGTACAGACCTTGCATTATGAAAGTTAATATTCATCTAGACAGAACATGGCTTCTTTTAATATtagttcttttactgctgtaTTTCAAAGAGACATCCAGTCGTTAGCTACTTTGATGTGATTTGAATGATTTCTGTTGGTTTTCCAGACAAAATAATCCAGGCAGTTATGAAAGGTGTACGCCAACTAGATCTATGCCTAGAACATCACCAATGTCGATAAGCCCTGCATCAAGGTAAATGTACAAGGCTCTCATTGCCATTATACAATCATTTCTATTGTTAGATCAGTTGAAAGTGACAAAATTGTCAGATTCGCTCTTGTTTTTTCTGTTTACATAAAACATTCTTTGTCAAGTGACAGGAACAGCAAATCCAATAGCTCTTTGCTATATGTGTCACAAATATTACATCCAAAGCCCTTCAAAGCCAAACTTTGCTTTTGATTGCATAAAttgttcaaacttttcttaTATCTTTATATTCACCTGCAATCCATAATTCTATAAGATGTTTGTCTGTTCTTTGACAAAACAATTGGCCTTACAGTGTGTCATACAGAAATAGCTCATAACAGTTATGTGTTGAACTGCCTGATGATTAAGCTGTAGAACCATAAGTCAATGATTTCATATTAGGGATCGGACTCCCTTGCCATTATGACGTTTTTCTTTCGAGTTTCACTATCAAATACACAATGAAAGATAACATGGTTTGCTACTGAACAAACTGTCACATGGATCATGGAGTGTATGATAACAATTGATACCACTTGGTTTATGCTTGCTATCTTCAGTATAAAGtaattttcagaatttcaaaCAGTACCTATTGATATTTTACTCACAGAAAATCAAATGTTAATGACACTAGTTATGGTAAAGATGTCACATATGGCCAGACAACACCAACGAATACAAGGAACATCTCAAGCCAAGGTAACAACTTATTACTTCTATAACATTCAAACCATTaaagttttcataattttttgaaGACAAACCCATAAATCATCATTCACTTTTACCAAATGTACAATTTTCCAACCATGCCCAGCTGTATGATTCTAGatctaattttcaatttttctctctctctcatacataAACAAAAGTGCGACAAATTTTCAAACTTCTATAGTCATTGAAGTTTATTGATGCTGTAAATTTGTTCCGCTTTGTCTTCCACAATCACAATATATAGCCTTTGCAAGATTGTAAACTATATGACTTGTTTGAACTGGGCCTGCACACAATGATGTATTTGATTTGATTAAGTGATCTGCACAGTTTtgcactcacacacacacacaccacttTTCATAGTACTGGGTCATCTGCAAATTCTACTTTCACTATATAATGCTTCATACATTCCTCATTACATTTACTCAGAATGTTGTTGGTTTCAGCTTTCCACACACCTTCATctcaaaatgttcacaatgcaTGGGATCCATCCAGGAGACAAATCCATGTAAGTATATACCAACCGCAATACTGCAACAGTTTGTTAGAATATATAATAATCTAAGAGGTTCTGTGCTGCAAACTAGCAGCAATATTAcggccaaaattttgatcccATCTGAATATTGAGAAATAATGAGACCTCTCCAGAGTCATTAATCATCAATGTTTCATAATGTATTGGATAATTATGCCATTCGGTGTGTTAATGCTTGTTTAGTAGTGATGTCTGTGTTTTTAGGTAGTTACATTATAGACATCTTACCCTAACCAGAGCTAAAACTGATAGGTGTAACATGCCTGGTTGGTATATATACACTGCTTTGGTACCACTTTAACTGGTACACGAACAATAGTCTTATAAAATGAAAATCTTATCATGCTGTCACAGATCTGATTATCTAAGTTCTTGTTTGTTATCACTCTTTACTAGTTGAGTTATCAACCAAGAAGACCAGTCTTGTAAGTAAACGTACAAGTCTATTTCAATGTCTGACATTCCATAATGTCTAGCATCAACTTGGTAAACTTCATTGCATACCAGAGATACATCTGGCATTTTCTGACCATCATCATCTGCAAAATGCAATCCATCAGTTCATCTTTGAGATTTAGTCACCCTCATTCAACGGGAATGGCAAAGAGACTGTCAACTTTACTGATTTTTAGCGAAGACTTGCATTCAGTGAGAGAGCTTAGtgaagaaaaattgtaatatgTGGTCCTCTCTCAATCAAATGTGAAAAACAAGCACCATATAGAATTCTGATTGCGAAATATGCAGTGGTGTTGCATGGGCTCAATACTGTACTGACCATGGTTGCAAGTCTAAGACTAATAAATTGTATTTATAATGATATGTTGCTATGACTTTACCTGCTCTCATTGCATGAATAGAATTATGGGATACATTCATTTTTTCctatgcatctgtatgacaacTGAGAACTCATTAAAGTTTTTGTTTGGGATGTCTGTAAGATGTATTTGAGAAATACCAAAATACtccaatttttgaaagaaagtcatGGGAATCACACATTTTTGTTTGGTCAAATCTTAAGGCAGGAGACATGTGCGATGGTGTATGGCAATCTTTCAATAAACTTTGTTTTCACCAACATAAAGCATTTCTCATTCAAGTATTTAGCTTATTTACTTGAAACTTAACTTACTTCAATTCTTAACATCTGCAAATGTCCataatttcatcaaaactgtaCCTGAATAGGTAAATCAACTTGCCACTGGAAAGAGCAATTGTCAAGCCAAGAGGCTGTATAATAATATTGAATTCATggagaaaaatgtgattttcctCATAAGTCTACCTGTCATACAAAGCTAATATCGTAGCTTGACAGTAACTTATCAATGTTCCTCACTTTCCCACCAGGTCTGCAGCATTGTCTGATCCAAGCAATCACGGCAAGAATAAATAAAGAGACAGGCGAGACTATTTTGAATGATGATCCAAAGATCATCTAGCAGGGAGACCAATCAGAAATCCTTCTCTCCTCTCATTCTAAAGTATGCCTTTAGAAATAACTTGCtctattttatgaagtttcatTGTTATCAACTATGCATTCAAATACAACAACCTActtttatacacatgtaccCTCTTACTTTCACTTATTCacacaattcttttttgaaaaacgaCAAGATTTATTATTTACCAttgtacaaaaatacatcactaattGGTAGAAAATTTCTAGAAGATATCTGTACATTGTTGTACAATAGTTGTCTTTACATAGCATTTatgaataaaatgtttaaacatGCATATGTGAATCTATTATTGTTTATTGATACATTTGTAACAACATTTTGATCACATTAGAAAATCACAGACATATAAGACCTACAGAATTAAGAGGACAGATAGATTGATAAATACATTAATTGTGAAATATGAAAGTTCACTTCATGTTTAAGGCAGTGACATAAATATCTTGGATAGATTTGTCAATATCTTTtaaatgtcatcatcatctgGATTGAAGTTCACTGGTGGTTGTGATTTTCTACTTTCTGAAGCAAGGCGTCTCCTGAGTTCTCGCACTTCCCTCAGTAAATCATGTTCCCTCTTTTCAAATGTCTTCCTGCCTCGATCtaaagaaactgataaaaaaaatatcctgtgaaaatcaaattataatACAGCAATATTTCCAAACACCAAGAAACAAGATATTACTTATGAAATTAACATATTACTTACAAATTGTTGCGTGAGCATGGATTGAGAAAAGACCTAATCCAAACCAGCAAACATTATATTTAAGATTTTGTTGATGGTAAGATTAACTCATATGTCTGCATGGATAAGTATCCAATAGATTATAACTGATCAGAACTGTAAATGGACACTATATTTGACATCTTGACTGCTGATATGAATCACTTGTCATGTCAGGATTCTAGGCAAACACTGGAGCTTCCTGTGCACCATTGaatgctaaaatgaaaatagctCTGCACCAAACACGTTGTTGTTTCACTTCTGTTCTGGGAAAGTCAGAATTTTCTAAACGTACTAGTACTTGGGATTGATGTTTCACTacatcattgatgacaatgaaatgtgacaataacattaaaacttacatgGTACATCGGGTTCAGCAGGAGGGCTGGTATCATTAAGACACGTATTATCATCCGCTGATGCACCTTGTCTTTGACTGTCTGTCATTACTGGTGTTATAACAGCATGGTCTGTGTGCTTCTCTTTAAGATCTCGTAAACgttctaaaatattcaaaaacagcATTTCCAAATGTGGTAAATGAATTATGTCCAGCACACATGATTAATAGAATAAACAAGTATGGGAATGTAATCAATGTAAATGCATGTAAAATTATCATGGTAATTGATTTACAAACCTTTGAAGAAATTATAATCCACATAACTGCATTACAGTCCATGAGCTGCTTTTGATATAATCACACACTGTTAAATGCATGAATGTTTACCTACCTTTGGACTTTCACAATGTCATTGTGAGATGACAAGGAAATAAACAATGGTAAACATTTCATAAGTTAGTTTTCAGAGCAGTGTTAGGTGGTACTTGGGTAGAATCAGACAATGACACTTACCAAATGATGCATCCAGAGATGCTCTCAATTCTTCTGCATGTTCCCTAGCGAGAGTTGCTTCCTCCTGTAACAATTCCACTCTTCTTCTCTCAGAAGCCTCAGATAAAGCTTTAAACTTATTGTACTGTTCTTGTTCATCGACTGCTTGTTCCaactgaatttaaaatatcaaaaatacatgtatcaaatttgatttgCAGTGATTATATTACTATCATGGTCTATTTGCATTgaataaatttcatttattgtcagtttgtaaaacaaaacCTGCTAATACATGCACCCAAGACTGGTTCTCACATCACTTTCTATGAATGCCGCCTGTTCACTCCCTCCATCAATCTTACAATTGATGAAGCCATATGTTTAGTATATGAAGTTGTTGGTCCTCTTTCCCAGGTGTCACTTCACTAATGTACAACCAGAATTTTTGGTGGTCAGACTGCTAAAATACCACAAGATTGTGATAAATTTCACTGTGGATGAACAGCAAATGTATCTTATCTATGGCTCAGTTACTATTTGCTTTCTCTGTGGAAAGCCTTGTAATGCGTTAGAGAGACATGGCTTGCTTTGACTATGCATTCACAATTGTACAGAACTGGCAATGATATAATGAATCCTACAGGAGTAATTTGATTTACATTTAGTTACTCTATTAAAAGACAGGCAATGTAAGTTCACCATGTActgaaatgattaaaattcaAGATAGAAAATATTCTGCTGATATTTGTGTTTGAAATCATGATTGGTTAATTGATTGGTAAACAGAAATGTCAGTATTTTATCATGAAAGATTTTTTCACAATGCTTGGAACAAACTCTGAATAAGGTACAAAAGGACTGTATCTAACTTTTAATTACAGAGAACAAAAGAATTTATAATCAGCTACAGAAAGCGATTGCCACCTTGTAGGCTGACATAACTCAGAATGTGTTAATCAAGGGAAAATGTGCAAGAAACAAAAATCTAAAATACACTGTGGACTTACATGTACAAACTAGATATGTGTTGTCGTACAAATCTTAATACTTCTGAATTACCTAGAAGAGTACATTCTATTCATTgtttcaacaaaaaaacaacgcaacaacaacaacaggggACAGTTAAAACTGCGGAACACAATGAAACCAGACCCAACAACAGTGACTAACCATCATCGGTACAACTCACGGACGCTCAAACCCAGATACTTGCCAGGGGCTTATCTTTCTGTCCCACACCACTTCATGTTAACATCACTGAATTACAGGCGGATATTTCAGAATTCAAACAAAAGTGCAGACTAGCATACAAGTTCAGGAAACAAGACTCGACCAGTGATGCCACTACAAACAACGCTTCTCCAAACAGCCCAGTTTTCAATCCACTATGGAATTCAGCAGTAAAGAACTCTCATTTCTTGACACTATGATGATACTTCAAGACAATGCCATTAAAACCACAGTTTTCAACAAACCAATGAACAGACACATTTATCTTTGGACAAGATTGTTACAATCTTGCCACCGTAGACATACATTCAAATCCATACCTTGGAGTCAATCGCTTCATTATCAGAGAATTTAATTTGTTCTGACGATAAATTGCATGACACTGCCAGTCATAATCTATCCAATCACCTCAAAGCAAGAGGTTACAAACCCTCCAATATTCATGATTACATCACCAAAGCCAAAACAGTCCCTAGaacaacaagtcatcattgatgacacagtccccgcttgtccattttgttataatctttggtctaggtagctgtggtctaggtagctgtggaatgacattgatgcaacgggtacatcaggcctgtgacttgcatagtaaagtaatctgaggaacgttcaataaatgactcatctctgccgataatgaccactcaaggaacttttgattacatcacacataacgatgcccttgttactgcctccagtgtcatgatggcacatactatacacatggtttggtggaattttcgaaatggtatgggatcgggtatgttgttgtaatcagccatttcggatcatataatgaaacaaattaatgtgcacaagaatgcagccatagtgttttatcttcgtatcacgtttgaacaaaatcagtccatcgagggacagtgtgacctatgtttatgtttcaaagacataaaaaaatcacaccaaaattttaatcaaatggctgtgtattgaccatatggatcatagcacaaaattagtagacatgcatatgtatgcctactttatctttgtatcaagtctcaacaacattggttaaagaatatttgcatatgattaagcctcaaaaacatgaaaaaatccaaaaatgaccatctgacagcgatattgga
Proteins encoded in this window:
- the LOC139147106 gene encoding E3 ubiquitin-protein ligase RNF212B-like → MADWVHCNLCFHQPGDGRKFFLTNCGHMYCESCVREGTGDKCKMCGNQCSAITLSSQMKPEVEIFFTDPIDILKKQQRQLLQVIDFQKNHRQRLTAYMKEKIKKQSATMDEARKKLDQWEDLEREILILKEENCNLRRLLGGSPASKLTHSHRTPTQGLSPSQMKISARTPSPSKHSHKSPFNTSRGSLPSTPQNNTGDAQTTHAALVQYTPKGPSRITVRTPPVDGKMGTPPTPIRNIQQKTPTLHAVRQNNPGSYERCTPTRSMPRTSPMSISPASRKSNVNDTSYGKDVTYGQTTPTNTRNISSQAFHTPSSQNVHNAWDPSRRQIHLSYQPRRPVLSAALSDPSNHGKNK